One Streptomyces umbrinus genomic window, CGTTCCCAGAGGTGTCAGCCATGCGGATCAAGAAAGCGTAAAGAGAACGGGGGCACAAGAGGGCGTGCGGTGATCACCACCCGATGTGCACAGGTGAGGAGTGTGCGCACCGAGGAGAAGACGTTCGGGCGGGCCCCGGCGGCTGGGCGCGCCACCGGGGCCCGGGCTGTGGTTCCGGAGGTGGACAACGGTTCGTCCGGAACTGGCGGGGCACTACGGCTGTCGCCGACCACAGCCGTCGGACCCGCACGTGCCGAGCTCGAACCAGAGGGTCCGGCCCGGCCCGTCCTGGTGGCAGCCCCAGCGCCTCGCGAGCGCATCCACCAGGAACATCCCGCAGCCGCCCACCGCGGTGCCCGCCCCGGGCACCTCCGCGGGGCGGCGGCCTGCCTCGGAGACCTCGCAGCGCAGGACTCCGTGCGCGGCCGAGAGGGTGAGGCGGAGGCGACTCGCCGCGTGTATCAGGGAGTTGGTGACGAGTTCGCTGACGAGGAGCTCCGCCGTGTCGCTCTGTTCCGCGAGCCCCCAGCCCTCCAGCCGCCGCCTGACCTC contains:
- a CDS encoding ATP-binding protein translates to MLELSGGHLPDPDAAYGWYPQPPLGAGHSSVVYDPRPVAAAEARAEVRRRLEGWGLAEQSDTAELLVSELVTNSLIHAASRLRLTLSAAHGVLRCEVSEAGRRPAEVPGAGTAVGGCGMFLVDALARRWGCHQDGPGRTLWFELGTCGSDGCGRRQP